The segment CGTCTGAATGAAATGCATGCTGAGTACGCCTCCAAGGGGGTGCAGTTCGCAGTGATTAACTCTAACCCGCAAGATACGATGGTGCAGGTCGCCGCGCATGCGCTGGAAACGAAGATGACTTTCCCTGTCCTCAAGGACTTCGAACAGAAGGCGTTGAATGCACTGGGTGCCAAACGGACCCCTGAAGTTTTCCTTCTCGATGGGGATTTTAAGATTCGTTATCACGGGCGTATCGATGATCAGTTCACAATTTCACATCGACGGCCAGAACCACAACGTCTCGACCTGAAAATCGCAATCGATGAGTTACTGGCGGGGGACGAGATCACCGTAACAGAAACTAATCCTCATGGTTGCCTGATACCCCGATGGGAAGATCAGTTGCCTCGGGAGGAAATTACTTACGCATCGCACATCGCCAAGTTATTTGACAATAAATGTTACCGCTGCCATCGCGAAGGGCAGGTTGGCCCGTTTGCACTGGAGGATTATCGCGACGCCAAAACCTGGGCGGAACCGATCTATGAAGCGGTTGTCGAACAACGCATGCCTCCCTGGCACGCCGAAGATGGTATTCATTCCTTTCTTAACAATCGCAGTTTGACTCAGACCGAGATTGAACAGGTTGTCAAATGGGTCAAAGCCGACTGTCCGTCCGGAAACCTTGAACAGGTCCCGGAGAAACCAGTAGTTGACGACGAGTGGTCGATTGGAATACCTGATCTGGTCATCGAGATGCCTCGCGAAGAGCAAGTTCCTTCAACGGGCGTGGTTCCCTATCGTTACCAGACAGCGGAACTTTCGTTTGATGAAGATGTCTGGGTTCAAGCGGCAGAAGCGCGACCGGGAACAACGGAAGTCGTCCATCACATTCTGGCGTATATCAACACTCCGCGCCGAGATGGTGAAGGAAACGTAAAAAAAGGATTCGACTTTTTTGGTCGCGATGGCAGTGTGGGACTGCTGGTTGGTTGGGCTCCCGGCGATATGCCTCAGATTTATCCAGAAGGGTATGCGAGAAAAATTCCGAAAGGTTCGCAGATCGTTTTTGAACTACATTACACTCCAGACGGAGTCGCCCGAACGGACCGTTCTTCAGTCGCAATCAAATTCACGAAAGAACCGCCACAGCATGAAATCCGTACCAATTTCATGGCTCAAACCAAGATCGAGATTCCGGCACACCGCTTCCGCCATCAGGATTCTCAATCATTCACCTTCCGAAAAGAGGCCCGCATTATTAGCCTGATGCCACACATGCACTGGCGAGGTTTGAGTGCGGATTATTTCCTGGAATACCCGGATGGAACTAAAAAAGAAGTGATGTCTGTCCCCTATTACGACTTCAACTGGCAAAGCATCTATCGGTTTGAAAATCCGCTGGAGGTTCCTCCAGGTACCAAGCTGACAGTCGTCGGTACCTGGGACAACACCGCCGATAACCCGAACAATCCGGATCCGTCGAAGACTGTCTATTGGGGGCAACAAACGTGGGAAGAAATGCTCGCCGGATGGGTCGATTATGTATATGTCGATTCTGATGCCGTAAAGACATCTGCTGTCGAAAAGCCGACAGAGTAAAGGCATCGCGCGAACGGAACAGTGGGGATTTCCACCGCGATACTGGACCTATTATTCCGTTGGTAAATGCGCTTTGATCCAGTCGACAGCATGAGGCACATAGTCGAGCGGTAGCTTATGGCCCGACTCGAAGAATTGTAGTTGATGATGCTCACCCGTCATCAAGTTCTTTAACGCGATCGCGTTCGCTTCAGGACATAGCGGGTCGGTTTTTCCCATCAGCATCAGGAAAGGCCGACTTTCCAATGCAGGCACAAAGTTTTCGGGAGCGATGTAAGTAACTCCATAGTTACTCGATGCCGGAACGACACAGCAGACGGAGGCTTTGATTCGCTCGTCCGCGCCCATCAGCATGAAAGAGTGCGTTCCCCCCATACTGTAACCTACCAGCCCGATACGGTCTGGATCAATTTCTTCGCGCTGTTGCAGATAGTCGAGCGCCCGCCGATAGTCGCGTACCGTTTGCACGTAGATCTCACTCAGCGCAAAATAATTCTGTCGAGCTTCACCCTCGGGAGGGGCGTAAACATTCACAGGGGCATAATCATTGACTGCAATCCGGTCTCCGTGCGCTTGTGCATCCATTGCAAAGACTGC is part of the Polystyrenella longa genome and harbors:
- a CDS encoding redoxin domain-containing protein, with translation MFCLPQSARAEELKPPAIGAQVPDVPLVDIYRRERTLSDSQGKQAIVLAVLGVDCPLANLYIPRLNEMHAEYASKGVQFAVINSNPQDTMVQVAAHALETKMTFPVLKDFEQKALNALGAKRTPEVFLLDGDFKIRYHGRIDDQFTISHRRPEPQRLDLKIAIDELLAGDEITVTETNPHGCLIPRWEDQLPREEITYASHIAKLFDNKCYRCHREGQVGPFALEDYRDAKTWAEPIYEAVVEQRMPPWHAEDGIHSFLNNRSLTQTEIEQVVKWVKADCPSGNLEQVPEKPVVDDEWSIGIPDLVIEMPREEQVPSTGVVPYRYQTAELSFDEDVWVQAAEARPGTTEVVHHILAYINTPRRDGEGNVKKGFDFFGRDGSVGLLVGWAPGDMPQIYPEGYARKIPKGSQIVFELHYTPDGVARTDRSSVAIKFTKEPPQHEIRTNFMAQTKIEIPAHRFRHQDSQSFTFRKEARIISLMPHMHWRGLSADYFLEYPDGTKKEVMSVPYYDFNWQSIYRFENPLEVPPGTKLTVVGTWDNTADNPNNPDPSKTVYWGQQTWEEMLAGWVDYVYVDSDAVKTSAVEKPTE
- a CDS encoding alpha/beta hydrolase; protein product: MSFSLWKSARSIVSQNEWSVWAIVLILVAVCNPLAWKGTLAAEEEVRLSLPSPEVHQLCLEFLDYDAKIPLDARTVARQEDQKLGTVKEKIVFRGTQGFWCSSYLEIPTQAVGKVPLVLLLHGWSGSKESWWKEGGYLSGGNVRQALLDSGYAVFAMDAQAHGDRIAVNDYAPVNVYAPPEGEARQNYFALSEIYVQTVRDYRRALDYLQQREEIDPDRIGLVGYSMGGTHSFMLMGADERIKASVCCVVPASSNYGVTYIAPENFVPALESRPFLMLMGKTDPLCPEANAIALKNLMTGEHHQLQFFESGHKLPLDYVPHAVDWIKAHLPTE